A genomic region of Aureimonas populi contains the following coding sequences:
- a CDS encoding AraC family transcriptional regulator has product MSDVLSLLRPKSAISAGLDAGGDWAIRFPPHEGIKFNAVMRGSCWVQVEGESEAQRIEAGDCFLLTRGRPFKFATDLALPAIESPTIYDGAVDGIATCNGGGDFFLIGGRFSFEGDHAPLLFDALPAVLHVQDASAQAAVLRWALEQLADELKTRPPGGALMAEHLSQIMLLQVLRLWLASEAAKAPGWLGALSDPRLSRAIGAMHADPGRKWSVAELAGLAGMSRTSFAERFRNVVGRPPLEYLIHWRMRVAADRLRRTDERVSAIALSVGYESEAAFSTTFRRIIGTSPGRNR; this is encoded by the coding sequence TTGATGCGGGTGGCGATTGGGCGATCCGTTTCCCACCGCATGAAGGGATCAAGTTCAATGCGGTCATGCGCGGGTCCTGCTGGGTGCAGGTCGAGGGAGAATCCGAAGCGCAGAGGATCGAGGCCGGCGACTGCTTCCTCCTGACGCGCGGCCGTCCCTTCAAGTTCGCGACCGATCTCGCGCTGCCGGCGATAGAGTCCCCTACGATCTACGACGGGGCGGTGGACGGTATCGCCACCTGCAATGGTGGCGGCGACTTCTTTCTGATCGGCGGCCGGTTTTCTTTCGAGGGCGACCATGCGCCCCTGCTGTTCGACGCCTTGCCGGCCGTCCTTCATGTTCAGGATGCTTCCGCCCAGGCGGCCGTCCTGCGCTGGGCGCTTGAACAACTCGCCGACGAACTCAAGACGCGACCACCGGGCGGCGCGTTGATGGCGGAGCATCTTTCGCAGATCATGCTGTTGCAGGTGCTCCGCTTGTGGCTTGCATCCGAAGCCGCGAAAGCGCCCGGCTGGCTGGGCGCATTGTCGGACCCACGCCTTTCGCGCGCTATCGGAGCGATGCATGCCGATCCGGGCCGGAAGTGGTCTGTTGCTGAACTCGCTGGCCTCGCAGGTATGTCGAGAACCAGCTTTGCCGAGCGCTTCCGCAACGTGGTCGGGAGGCCGCCGCTCGAATATCTCATCCACTGGCGCATGAGAGTGGCGGCCGACCGATTGCGGCGAACGGACGAACGCGTTTCTGCGATCGCCCTGTCGGTGGGCTACGAATCCGAAGCGGCGTTCAGCACCACCTTCCGCCGCATCATCGGAACCTCGCCCGGACGCAATAGATGA
- a CDS encoding MFS transporter, whose amino-acid sequence MDRTATKPLAALALAAFGIGTTEFVIMGLLPDVARDLGVGIPAAGLLVSGYALGVAFGGPLLARLTARLPSRRALFLLLGLFIMGNAACALAPGYGWLMAARIVTAFCHAAFLGVGSVIAAGLVPPEKRAQAIALMIGGLTLATVLGVPFGTLLGQAAGWRTTFWAVTVAGLVAFAGLMFWLPKGNEQRRNLRAELRALRALPVWLTLGISVVASTSMFTFFTYITPILTDVSGVEPSYVSGVLLVCGIGLTLGNFIGARLADWRALPSLAGILAAVALVLIGFGFIGAVPLLATTAVVVWGIVAFAVCAILQAEAVARAEAAPNLAATLNIAAFNLGNAMGAGLGAFALTRGLPMAGVPALAGGVAFLALLLTTATIIVTRKRADLGQCCPMTS is encoded by the coding sequence ATGGATAGGACGGCGACAAAGCCACTGGCAGCACTGGCGCTCGCCGCTTTCGGCATCGGCACGACCGAGTTCGTCATCATGGGCCTATTACCGGACGTAGCGCGCGATCTCGGCGTTGGCATCCCGGCAGCAGGGCTGCTCGTCTCGGGCTATGCACTCGGTGTCGCCTTCGGCGGCCCCTTGCTCGCGCGGCTCACTGCGCGCTTGCCGAGCCGCCGTGCCCTGTTCCTGCTCCTTGGTCTGTTCATCATGGGGAACGCCGCCTGCGCGCTTGCGCCAGGTTATGGCTGGCTGATGGCGGCGCGTATCGTCACGGCATTCTGCCACGCGGCCTTTCTCGGCGTGGGGTCAGTGATCGCAGCGGGTCTGGTCCCGCCTGAAAAAAGGGCGCAGGCGATAGCCCTGATGATCGGCGGGCTGACCTTGGCAACCGTACTGGGCGTCCCGTTCGGCACCTTGCTCGGTCAGGCGGCAGGGTGGAGGACAACTTTTTGGGCGGTGACGGTAGCGGGCCTTGTTGCCTTCGCCGGTCTTATGTTCTGGCTACCCAAAGGCAATGAACAGCGTCGTAATCTGCGCGCAGAACTACGGGCGTTGCGGGCGTTGCCCGTCTGGCTGACGCTCGGGATCAGCGTCGTCGCCTCGACCAGCATGTTCACCTTCTTCACCTATATCACGCCGATCCTCACGGACGTTTCGGGGGTCGAACCTTCTTATGTCAGCGGCGTGCTGCTCGTTTGCGGCATCGGCCTGACGCTGGGCAACTTCATCGGCGCGCGGCTTGCGGACTGGCGTGCCCTGCCATCGCTCGCCGGCATTCTCGCGGCCGTTGCCCTTGTCCTCATTGGCTTCGGGTTTATTGGAGCCGTGCCCCTGCTGGCGACAACCGCCGTGGTCGTTTGGGGAATCGTCGCCTTTGCGGTCTGCGCCATCCTCCAGGCCGAGGCGGTCGCTCGCGCGGAAGCCGCACCCAATCTGGCCGCGACGCTCAACATCGCCGCGTTCAACCTCGGCAATGCTATGGGAGCCGGGTTAGGTGCCTTCGCGCTGACACGAGGGCTGCCGATGGCGGGCGTCCCCGCACTTGCCGGCGGCGTGGCGTTTCTGGCCCTTCTGCTGACGACAGCGACGATCATCGTCACGCGAAAACGGGCCGATCTCGGCCAATGCTGCCCGATGACATCATGA
- a CDS encoding serine hydrolase domain-containing protein — MSLPDFSQAPVRIDAAIEKAIAEKRIVGAVVLVAHDGEVIHRLAAGYSDRETRTPMREDAIFRLASITKPIVTAAAMRFVEEGRLDLHAPVTQWLPDFRPALPDGSTPEIAVHHLLTHTSGLGYSFLEPADGPYHKLNVSDGLDQPGLSFQENLSRLGAASLAFAPGTGWQYSLGLDVLGGILEKLESRSLAEIVREKVSVLLGLADTDFAVQDTSRLAAAYADGDPEPVLMTDGMQVPIFGTAACFAQSRILDAKSYPSGGAGMAGTADDVLRFLETIRTGGSPILNSRTVETMAADHVGTHAETQGPGWGFGYGWAVLVDPAPTGTPQAPGTLQWGGAYGHSWFIDRANGLSVVALTNTAFEGMSGAFPTEIRNAVYG, encoded by the coding sequence ATGAGTCTCCCCGATTTTTCCCAGGCGCCCGTCCGCATCGACGCCGCCATTGAGAAGGCGATCGCTGAGAAGCGCATCGTCGGTGCCGTCGTGCTCGTTGCCCATGACGGTGAGGTTATCCATCGCCTCGCCGCCGGCTACTCAGATCGCGAAACCCGAACCCCGATGCGCGAAGATGCGATCTTCCGGCTTGCTTCCATCACCAAACCCATCGTGACGGCGGCGGCTATGCGGTTTGTCGAGGAAGGCCGGCTAGATCTTCATGCGCCGGTGACGCAATGGCTGCCGGATTTCCGTCCCGCTCTGCCTGATGGATCGACGCCGGAGATCGCGGTCCATCATCTGCTCACCCATACGTCCGGCCTCGGCTACAGCTTTCTGGAGCCGGCAGATGGTCCCTATCACAAGCTGAATGTCTCGGACGGCCTCGATCAGCCGGGCCTGTCATTTCAGGAAAACCTGTCGCGCCTTGGGGCGGCGTCGCTGGCGTTCGCCCCCGGAACCGGCTGGCAATACTCCCTCGGCCTCGACGTGCTCGGCGGCATATTGGAGAAGCTGGAAAGCCGGAGCCTCGCCGAGATCGTTCGTGAGAAGGTGTCGGTCCTACTTGGCCTCGCGGATACGGACTTTGCCGTCCAGGATACGTCACGCCTGGCCGCCGCCTATGCGGACGGTGATCCCGAGCCGGTGCTGATGACGGACGGAATGCAGGTGCCGATTTTCGGCACGGCCGCGTGCTTCGCTCAGTCCCGCATCCTCGATGCCAAATCCTATCCATCGGGCGGCGCCGGCATGGCAGGCACGGCGGACGACGTTTTGCGCTTTCTCGAAACGATCCGCACCGGCGGCTCACCAATCCTTAACTCGAGGACGGTCGAAACGATGGCCGCCGATCATGTCGGCACCCACGCCGAGACACAGGGACCGGGCTGGGGCTTCGGCTATGGATGGGCCGTGCTGGTCGATCCCGCGCCGACCGGCACGCCGCAAGCGCCGGGCACGCTGCAATGGGGAGGAGCCTACGGCCACAGCTGGTTCATCGACCGCGCGAACGGGCTGTCCGTCGTCGCGCTCACCAACACCGCCTTTGAAGGCATGTCCGGCGCGTTTCCGACAGAGATCAGGAACGCGGTCTATGGATAG
- a CDS encoding TetR/AcrR family transcriptional regulator, which produces MTVVKNSKIAARPRGRPRAFDRDEVLEKAAETFWRLGYEGASIADLTAAMGITPQSLYAAFTSKADLYREALAWYQAHIGASTARALEENDVVAGLTRVLRESAREFTKPGRPHGCMVSTAVLTCAIENEPVARHVSGLRDRTLDAIKARIKRGVAEGQLRPETDAEALARFVGAMIQGMSVQARDGANEAALLQLTKYAVAEIERQRV; this is translated from the coding sequence GTGACCGTTGTGAAAAATAGCAAAATTGCTGCCCGCCCACGCGGCCGGCCCCGCGCTTTTGACCGTGACGAAGTGTTGGAGAAGGCTGCGGAAACCTTCTGGCGGCTGGGATACGAGGGCGCATCCATCGCCGATCTCACGGCGGCTATGGGGATCACGCCGCAAAGCCTTTATGCGGCCTTCACGTCGAAGGCCGATCTCTATCGCGAGGCGCTGGCCTGGTATCAGGCCCATATCGGAGCCTCGACAGCACGCGCGCTCGAAGAGAATGACGTGGTGGCGGGATTGACGCGTGTGCTCCGGGAATCCGCGCGGGAGTTCACAAAACCCGGCCGTCCGCATGGCTGCATGGTCTCGACCGCCGTGCTGACCTGCGCCATCGAGAACGAGCCGGTTGCCCGGCATGTGTCCGGCCTGCGTGACCGCACTCTTGACGCCATAAAGGCAAGGATCAAACGCGGAGTTGCGGAAGGACAGTTGCGACCTGAGACGGATGCCGAGGCGCTTGCACGCTTTGTCGGCGCGATGATCCAGGGCATGTCGGTGCAGGCGCGGGACGGCGCGAACGAGGCAGCGTTGCTCCAACTGACGAAGTATGCGGTCGCGGAGATCGAGCGTCAGCGCGTGTGA
- a CDS encoding SDR family NAD(P)-dependent oxidoreductase, translating to MTELQNRIAIVTGASKGIGSGIARALAAAGAAVVVNYAGSGPDAERVAGEITSADGRAVAIRADISKRAEVERLFAETVSAFGPPDIIVNNAGVFSFQPLEEIVEAEFHRQFDVNVLGAILVAQEAAKHFPASGGSIINIGSTASANPETNSAIYSATKAALDAVTRSVAVELGPRGIRVNTIAPGGVETEGTRANGVVGGEAERRIVAATPPGRFGQPADIGKVAVFLASDAAAWITGEGIVASGGFR from the coding sequence ATGACTGAACTTCAAAACAGGATCGCCATTGTCACCGGGGCTTCGAAAGGGATTGGCTCGGGCATCGCGCGGGCCTTGGCAGCGGCTGGCGCGGCTGTCGTCGTCAACTATGCGGGAAGCGGGCCGGATGCGGAGCGTGTTGCCGGGGAGATCACGTCTGCGGACGGCCGGGCAGTCGCCATCCGCGCCGACATCTCGAAACGCGCCGAGGTAGAACGGCTGTTCGCGGAAACCGTCTCCGCTTTCGGACCACCCGACATCATTGTGAATAACGCCGGCGTGTTTTCTTTTCAGCCTTTGGAAGAGATCGTCGAGGCCGAATTCCATCGCCAGTTCGACGTCAACGTGCTCGGTGCGATCCTCGTCGCGCAAGAGGCGGCGAAGCATTTTCCGGCGTCGGGAGGGTCGATTATCAACATCGGCTCGACGGCCAGCGCCAATCCAGAAACTAATTCGGCGATCTACTCCGCTACGAAAGCGGCCCTCGACGCGGTGACGCGCAGCGTGGCCGTTGAGTTGGGGCCGCGCGGTATTCGGGTCAACACCATCGCGCCGGGTGGCGTTGAGACTGAGGGCACGCGTGCCAACGGTGTCGTTGGCGGGGAAGCCGAACGGCGGATCGTCGCTGCCACGCCGCCCGGGCGCTTTGGCCAGCCTGCTGATATCGGCAAGGTGGCTGTCTTCCTCGCTTCCGATGCTGCTGCCTGGATCACCGGCGAAGGGATCGTCGCTTCGGGCGGATTTCGATGA
- a CDS encoding zinc-dependent alcohol dehydrogenase family protein: MTETMRRWEMDETGQNTLELREVPVPKPGPGEVLVKVTAAALNYRDKLVIDGSMALPLTFPFTPGSDLAGTVVALGENVTRFQTGDRVISTFAPGWIDGAPLGDARTPPYRTLGGTYPGVLAEYVAFSQEWLVRAPETLSDAEASTLPCAGLTAWFALIEKGKLHAGQSVLVEGTGGVALFGLQIAKAHGAQVLVVSGSTDKLERAKTLGADHGIDRTSVDWVEAVWRITGDRGVDHIVELVGGPHVAKAVQAAAIGGHIHQIGVFEGFDIAAPAGPLMLKNVTVHGIGVGHRRALADLVAAVDHAGIKPVIDTIHPLAELPAALDQLDRGPFGKIVIELVLGQND; this comes from the coding sequence ATGACAGAGACGATGCGGCGTTGGGAGATGGATGAGACTGGTCAGAACACGCTGGAATTGAGGGAAGTGCCGGTTCCCAAGCCCGGGCCGGGCGAAGTCCTGGTGAAGGTGACGGCGGCGGCACTCAATTATCGGGACAAGCTGGTCATCGATGGCAGCATGGCTTTGCCGCTGACCTTCCCGTTCACACCGGGCTCCGATCTCGCTGGAACGGTGGTGGCCTTGGGCGAGAACGTTACCCGGTTCCAGACCGGCGATCGTGTGATCTCGACCTTCGCGCCGGGCTGGATTGACGGTGCGCCGCTGGGTGATGCGCGCACTCCACCCTATCGCACCCTTGGCGGCACCTATCCCGGTGTGCTCGCGGAATACGTCGCCTTTTCACAGGAATGGCTCGTCCGCGCTCCGGAAACCCTTTCCGATGCCGAAGCCAGCACCTTGCCCTGCGCGGGCCTGACCGCGTGGTTCGCATTGATCGAGAAGGGGAAGCTCCATGCGGGTCAATCGGTTCTGGTCGAAGGCACCGGCGGGGTGGCTCTGTTCGGTCTCCAGATCGCCAAGGCGCATGGAGCGCAAGTGCTCGTCGTTTCGGGCAGCACCGACAAACTTGAGCGTGCGAAAACGCTCGGGGCCGATCACGGCATAGACCGCACCAGCGTAGACTGGGTGGAAGCGGTATGGCGCATCACGGGAGATCGCGGTGTGGATCATATTGTCGAACTGGTTGGCGGGCCGCATGTCGCTAAGGCCGTTCAGGCCGCGGCCATTGGCGGGCACATTCACCAGATCGGCGTTTTCGAAGGCTTCGACATTGCGGCTCCCGCCGGTCCTTTGATGCTCAAGAACGTCACGGTCCACGGCATCGGTGTCGGGCATCGCCGTGCGTTGGCGGATCTGGTCGCGGCGGTCGATCATGCGGGGATCAAGCCGGTCATCGATACGATCCATCCCCTCGCCGAACTGCCGGCCGCGCTCGATCAACTCGACCGCGGCCCCTTCGGCAAGATTGTCATCGAACTGGTGTTAGGACAGAATGACTGA
- a CDS encoding LysR family transcriptional regulator translates to MSDSLGGVDVFVAAVESGSFAAAAERLHLTRSAVAKTIARIEARLKVRLFHRTTRSQNLTEDGQVYYERCVRALEELRAGEAALDSGRREASGRLRVSMPVLFGRRCVAPVLARLAMEHPKLELDLSFCDRPVDLIEDGFDLAIRNGLIGEGSGLMTRTIGLQRMTVCAAPDYLAAHGRPDTLEDLAVHHAMVYGRAGRIKTWQFPVGDREVREMTPPSRIRFDDLEVIADAAEAGHGLAWLPCWLIREQVRGGRLVPLLENVPRLVFRTHALWPETPHLPLRGRFAIDALAVALPGSAEL, encoded by the coding sequence ATGAGCGATTCGCTCGGTGGCGTGGATGTCTTCGTGGCAGCGGTGGAAAGCGGCAGCTTCGCCGCTGCCGCCGAGCGACTGCATCTCACGCGATCGGCTGTCGCCAAGACAATCGCGCGCATCGAGGCGCGGCTGAAAGTACGGCTGTTTCACCGTACGACGCGCAGTCAAAACCTGACGGAAGATGGACAGGTCTATTACGAGCGATGCGTGCGAGCGCTTGAGGAACTGCGGGCTGGGGAAGCGGCGCTCGACTCCGGCCGGCGTGAGGCATCGGGACGTCTGCGCGTGTCGATGCCGGTGCTGTTCGGGCGGCGCTGCGTTGCTCCGGTTCTGGCCCGGCTGGCGATGGAGCATCCGAAACTCGAACTCGATCTCTCCTTTTGCGATCGCCCGGTGGATCTGATCGAAGATGGCTTCGACCTTGCCATCCGCAACGGCCTGATTGGGGAAGGCTCGGGGCTGATGACCCGCACGATTGGCCTGCAACGGATGACCGTCTGTGCGGCACCGGATTATCTCGCGGCGCATGGAAGGCCGGATACGCTCGAAGACCTCGCAGTCCATCACGCCATGGTTTATGGCCGGGCGGGACGTATCAAGACATGGCAGTTTCCAGTGGGTGACCGCGAGGTGCGGGAGATGACACCGCCGAGCCGGATACGCTTCGATGATCTCGAAGTCATCGCCGACGCAGCAGAAGCTGGGCACGGTCTTGCCTGGTTGCCGTGCTGGTTGATCCGGGAACAGGTTCGCGGCGGCCGGCTCGTTCCGCTTCTGGAGAACGTGCCGCGCCTTGTGTTCAGGACGCATGCGCTCTGGCCGGAAACGCCGCATCTGCCTCTCCGGGGCCGGTTCGCTATCGACGCGCTTGCGGTGGCGCTGCCCGGCAGCGCCGAGCTGTGA
- a CDS encoding aldo/keto reductase — MDYRPLGKSGLKVPVLSFGAGTFGGSGPLFGNWGTSDATEARRLIDVCLEAGVNLFDTADVYSDGASEQVLGEAIKGRRDAVLISTKTSLPMGDGPNDAGSSRFRLIRAVEDALRRLQTDYIDLLQLHAFDAGTPVEEVLSTLDTLVRAGKVRYVGVSNFSGWQIMKSLAVADRYGWPRYVANQVYYSLVGRDYQWDLMPLGADQGLGAMVWSPLGWGRLTGKIRRGTPLPSSSRLHETASFGPPVDDEHLYRVVDALDAVAEETGKTVPQVALNWLLQRPTVSSVIVGARNEEQLRQNLGAVGWNLTPEQVAKLDEASAVTAPYPYFPYRRQEGFARLNPPLA; from the coding sequence ATGGACTATCGACCGCTCGGCAAATCCGGCCTCAAGGTGCCGGTCCTCAGCTTCGGCGCGGGCACGTTCGGCGGCTCCGGTCCGCTCTTCGGCAACTGGGGCACATCCGATGCCACCGAAGCCCGTCGCCTCATCGACGTCTGCCTCGAAGCCGGCGTCAACCTGTTCGACACCGCCGACGTCTATTCTGACGGTGCTTCCGAACAAGTGCTCGGCGAGGCCATCAAGGGCCGCCGCGACGCGGTGCTGATCTCGACCAAGACCAGCCTGCCCATGGGCGACGGGCCCAACGACGCGGGCTCTTCCCGCTTCCGGCTGATCCGTGCCGTCGAGGATGCGCTGCGCCGCCTCCAGACCGACTACATCGACCTCTTGCAACTTCACGCCTTCGACGCCGGCACGCCGGTCGAGGAAGTGCTTTCCACGCTCGATACGCTCGTTCGCGCCGGCAAGGTTCGCTATGTCGGCGTGTCCAACTTCTCCGGCTGGCAGATCATGAAGTCGCTGGCTGTCGCAGACCGATACGGCTGGCCGCGCTATGTCGCCAATCAGGTCTATTATTCGCTGGTCGGACGCGACTATCAATGGGATCTGATGCCGCTGGGCGCAGATCAGGGCCTTGGCGCGATGGTCTGGAGCCCGCTCGGCTGGGGCCGTCTGACCGGCAAGATCCGGCGCGGCACGCCGCTGCCCAGCAGCAGCCGCCTGCACGAGACCGCTAGCTTCGGCCCGCCGGTAGACGACGAACATCTCTATCGCGTGGTCGATGCGCTCGATGCTGTTGCGGAGGAAACCGGCAAGACGGTCCCCCAGGTCGCGCTCAACTGGCTGCTGCAACGCCCGACCGTTTCCTCGGTTATCGTCGGTGCGCGCAACGAGGAACAGCTTCGCCAGAACCTCGGCGCGGTCGGCTGGAACCTGACACCCGAACAGGTGGCAAAGCTGGACGAAGCCAGCGCCGTCACCGCACCCTATCCTTACTTCCCTTACCGGAGGCAGGAAGGTTTTGCCCGGCTCAACCCGCCGTTGGCGTGA
- a CDS encoding MFS transporter, whose protein sequence is MPLALYALTAGAFGIGVTEFVIMGLLLEVSRELNVTIAAAGLLISGYALGVTIGAPVLTALTARWPRKHVLVGLMVIFVIGNAACALAPTYGWLMAARVLTALTHGTFFGVGAVVATGLVAEDKRASAISIMFTGLTVATVLGVPFGTWLGQHYGWRATFWAVTLVGLVVLVVLAALVPQDRTQPVASDWRADLRAIARRPVLLGLLTTVLGYAGVFAVFTYIAPMLTQISGFDDSAVSPILLIFGGGLVMGNLLGGKLADRNLIRAILGTLTVLAIVLGLMTFTFNNQIAAILFTGLLGAAGFATVAPLQMWVLSKAGAGQSLASSFNIGAFNLGNAIGAWAGGLVIDHGPGLTFVPLVAALFPLLAIATALFAVRASKRAALTPSCNPIH, encoded by the coding sequence ATGCCGCTGGCGCTCTACGCCCTGACGGCCGGAGCCTTCGGCATCGGCGTCACCGAATTCGTCATCATGGGCCTCTTGCTGGAAGTCAGCCGGGAACTGAACGTCACCATCGCCGCCGCTGGACTGCTGATCTCCGGCTATGCGCTCGGCGTCACCATCGGCGCGCCGGTCCTCACCGCGCTCACCGCCCGCTGGCCGCGAAAGCATGTGCTGGTCGGATTGATGGTGATCTTCGTCATCGGCAACGCCGCCTGTGCGCTCGCACCGACCTATGGCTGGCTGATGGCAGCGCGCGTGCTGACCGCATTGACGCACGGCACCTTCTTCGGTGTCGGGGCTGTCGTCGCAACGGGACTTGTCGCCGAAGACAAGCGCGCCTCGGCCATTTCCATCATGTTCACCGGCCTGACGGTCGCGACCGTGCTCGGCGTGCCCTTCGGCACCTGGCTCGGCCAGCACTATGGCTGGCGCGCGACCTTCTGGGCGGTGACGCTGGTGGGGTTGGTCGTGCTCGTCGTCCTCGCCGCGCTGGTGCCGCAGGACCGGACGCAGCCCGTGGCCTCCGACTGGCGGGCGGATTTGCGCGCCATTGCCCGCCGTCCCGTGCTACTCGGCCTGCTGACCACCGTGCTCGGCTATGCCGGCGTCTTCGCCGTCTTCACCTACATCGCACCGATGCTGACGCAGATCAGCGGTTTTGACGACAGCGCCGTTTCGCCGATCCTGCTCATCTTCGGTGGTGGATTGGTCATGGGCAACCTGCTGGGCGGCAAGCTCGCCGATCGCAATCTGATCCGCGCAATCCTCGGCACGCTGACGGTGCTCGCCATCGTGCTCGGGTTGATGACTTTCACATTCAACAATCAGATTGCCGCCATCCTCTTCACCGGGCTGCTCGGTGCGGCTGGCTTCGCCACCGTCGCACCCTTGCAGATGTGGGTGCTGTCCAAGGCCGGCGCTGGCCAGAGCCTCGCATCCAGCTTCAACATCGGGGCCTTCAATCTCGGCAACGCCATCGGCGCATGGGCCGGCGGCTTGGTCATCGACCACGGGCCGGGCCTCACCTTCGTGCCGCTCGTCGCTGCGCTGTTCCCGCTTCTTGCCATCGCCACCGCGCTCTTCGCCGTCCGGGCGAGCAAGCGCGCGGCGCTAACGCCATCCTGTAATCCCATTCACTAA
- a CDS encoding LysR family transcriptional regulator, whose protein sequence is MARLEVNRSGEMEVFVRVVELGGFSPAARAARITPSAVSKLIARLESRLGARLLNRSTRQLQLTPEGCAFYERATRILADLEDAERSASVGEQPVGRVRINTSASYANHVLTPLLPDFLALHPGVTLDIVQTDAVVDLLAERMDVAIRAGPLKSSSLVARKLGETALTIVAAPAYLDRCGEPRTIADLERHNRLGFGYARAVDGWPLRENGETVVVPATGRVQASDGEGLRHMTLAGVGLGRLAAFTVRQDIAAGRLVPVLDDLQTGETEAFHAVYVGQGGPLPSRVRALLDFLAENGRVS, encoded by the coding sequence ATGGCCAGACTTGAGGTGAACCGATCCGGCGAGATGGAGGTGTTCGTGCGCGTGGTCGAGCTTGGCGGCTTCTCGCCCGCCGCACGCGCGGCACGCATCACGCCTTCTGCGGTGAGCAAGCTGATTGCCAGGCTGGAATCCCGTCTGGGCGCAAGGCTGCTCAACCGCTCGACGCGCCAGCTCCAGCTCACGCCCGAAGGCTGCGCCTTCTACGAGCGGGCGACCCGCATCCTTGCCGATCTGGAAGATGCGGAACGCTCGGCAAGCGTCGGCGAGCAGCCGGTCGGCCGCGTGCGGATCAACACCAGCGCCTCCTACGCCAACCATGTCCTCACGCCGCTGCTGCCGGACTTCCTTGCGCTGCATCCGGGCGTCACGCTCGACATTGTGCAAACCGATGCGGTAGTCGATCTGCTTGCCGAGCGGATGGACGTGGCGATCCGGGCGGGACCACTCAAAAGCTCCAGTCTCGTGGCGCGCAAGCTGGGCGAGACGGCGCTGACCATCGTTGCCGCGCCGGCCTATCTCGACCGCTGCGGCGAGCCGCGCACGATTGCCGATCTCGAGCGGCACAATCGCCTCGGCTTCGGCTACGCGCGCGCCGTCGATGGCTGGCCTCTGCGAGAGAATGGCGAAACCGTCGTCGTGCCGGCGACGGGCCGCGTGCAGGCGAGCGATGGCGAGGGCCTGCGGCATATGACGCTCGCCGGTGTCGGTCTCGGCCGCCTTGCTGCCTTCACCGTGCGTCAGGACATTGCCGCCGGGCGGCTTGTGCCGGTTCTCGATGATCTTCAAACGGGCGAAACAGAAGCCTTCCACGCCGTCTATGTTGGTCAGGGTGGCCCGCTGCCCTCGCGCGTCAGGGCGCTGCTCGACTTCCTTGCCGAGAACGGCAGGGTATCGTGA
- a CDS encoding NADP-dependent oxidoreductase has protein sequence MSKRIVYYEHGGPEVLRWEDETVPEPAHGQVLVRNEMIGVNPIDWKLVAGVFKSDPAPFPGTPGWASTGIIEAVGEGVNNFAVGQAVIVDSRARLAVTSGSRAGTFREYLAVDTRQIVARPPDVSIEQAAGLPSSAVAGYSMVHHLGITEDDTLLVHGAAGGVGSAAVQVAVARGARVIGTASPANHDYLRSLGAHPVDYTADMVEVIRKLGPITASADAVGGAASVAATVTLLPAGGGAVTAWGDEHSQAASIPWVRHPDDELHQVAKLAAQGVLNIRIAETLPLSEAAVALERSRTGHSPGKILLQP, from the coding sequence ATGAGCAAACGAATCGTCTACTACGAACATGGTGGCCCCGAGGTTTTGCGCTGGGAGGACGAGACCGTCCCCGAACCGGCGCACGGTCAGGTGCTCGTGCGCAATGAGATGATCGGCGTCAATCCGATTGACTGGAAACTCGTCGCAGGAGTCTTCAAAAGCGATCCGGCACCGTTTCCCGGAACGCCCGGCTGGGCAAGCACCGGCATTATCGAGGCGGTCGGCGAGGGTGTGAACAACTTCGCCGTGGGGCAAGCGGTGATCGTGGACAGCCGCGCCCGTCTGGCTGTGACCTCGGGCAGCCGTGCAGGCACGTTCAGGGAATATCTGGCGGTGGATACACGCCAGATTGTCGCCCGGCCGCCGGACGTCAGCATCGAGCAGGCGGCTGGACTCCCATCATCAGCCGTCGCCGGCTATTCCATGGTCCATCATCTCGGGATCACCGAGGATGACACCCTGCTGGTCCATGGCGCTGCCGGCGGCGTCGGCTCCGCCGCCGTGCAGGTGGCCGTCGCACGCGGCGCGCGCGTCATCGGAACCGCGTCCCCAGCCAACCATGACTATCTTCGATCATTGGGCGCGCATCCGGTCGATTACACCGCCGACATGGTGGAGGTGATCCGCAAGCTCGGCCCTATCACGGCCAGCGCGGATGCCGTTGGCGGCGCTGCTTCGGTTGCGGCCACTGTTACACTGCTGCCCGCCGGCGGAGGGGCCGTGACCGCATGGGGCGACGAGCATTCCCAAGCCGCCAGCATTCCCTGGGTCAGGCATCCAGACGATGAACTTCACCAGGTCGCGAAACTGGCCGCGCAAGGTGTGCTGAACATACGGATCGCGGAAACCCTTCCGCTATCTGAGGCAGCAGTGGCATTAGAGCGCAGCCGAACCGGACACAGCCCCGGAAAAATCCTGCTCCAGCCCTGA